A stretch of DNA from Lotus japonicus ecotype B-129 chromosome 4, LjGifu_v1.2:
AATTTAAAATGGATGAGTTGCTGGAGGAGAAGCTTGGTGATGAGTTGGAGAAGGTGGTGTACATGCAGGGGTTCGACAAGGAAGGTCACCCTGTGTGTTACAACATATATGGAGAATTCCAGGACAAGGAGCTGTACAAGAAGGCCTTTTCTGATGAGGAGAAGAGGCAGAATTTCCTCAGATGGAGAATTCAGTTTCTTGAGAAGAGTATTAGGAAACTGGATTTCAACCCTGGTGGCATATGCACCATTGTTCAGGTCAATGATCTCAAGAATTCACCTGGACCTGGAAAATGGGAACTAAGACAAGCTACCAATCAAGCCCTGCAGTTGTTTCAGGACAATTACCCTGAATTTGTATTCAAACAGGTACTATACAATTTTCATCATTCAATTCATTGACTGTGCTGGTAAAATTTAAATGTGTAATGCAGTTGTTATTCAAATAGTATCTTATTCTAATTTTAATTCTAATTTGTTAGGTGTTCATCAATGTGCCATGGTGGTACCTTGCAGTGAATAGGATGATAAGCCCTTTTCTTACCCAGAGAACCAAAAGCAAGTTTGTCTTTGCAGGTCCTTCCAAATCAGTGGAGACCCTTTTGAGGTGAAGACATAaagattcaaattcaaaatttgcTTTCTCCTTTAACTTTCAGTTTGATTTGCCTTTGGATTTTAGGATAATTTTAGATTTTAcccttttttgttttctttcagaTACATAGCTCCAGAGCAACTCCCTGTCAAGTATGGTGGACTAAGCAAAGATGGGGAATTTGAAAATTCTGAAGCTGTTACTGAGATTACAATAAGGCCAGCTGCAAAACATACTGTGGAATTTCCTGTAACTGAGGTTGGTTTTCcacttttcttctgtttttgtcTGAATTAATTGGAAAATGCAGCATTGAAATGGGGAATCTTTCATAGGATTCCAGTACTGTTGTCAACATTGTATAATTCATTGTTTTCTTAGTTAATTAggaataaacaataaacaatataAACACAAAGAACATGCTATAGTTGGGTAAAAGCAAAGTAAACATAGAAAGTAGCTTATTTTGTAGCTGTTTGTTACCGTTGCTTGGACGAGGGCATGGAATCTTACTTAATTTGATTCTTGATATTGCTAAGAGCCAAAAATTTCTATTGCTTTTATCAAACCAATAAACCATGTGTGGACCACTTTGGTGCTTTATTTGCTAGGTTGTTCAACCTATAAAGTAACCTTGAATATAAAATTTGTCAGCTATTTCCATAGCTATTTCCATTTTGCCTTGTAATGATTGATGAAAATTACCTTCATCtcaaaagcataaacatttAACAGGGATTTATATGAAACATGAAAAAGACTAGGCAGCATATAAAAGATAGAAGTCAACAGCCTATAATCCTTTCACAGTCTGTATAGCTACACCTAATGATGTTGATGTTTTGATTCATTTATATGATTACATGCATATGCACATGCCATGTTTAGAGCAGCTTCTCTTTGTTCAAAATCGGAAGGACAAGGCAAGACAGAAGAGCAGCTAAAGGCATCGGGCTCAGAGCCGAGTTGCAAGGCGAAAGTCAGTAGCTTTGGCCTTCCCCATAGTCTAGGAGCTTCCCAGCTCTTTCCAACAATTCTGGGTATTCAAATAGAATAAATTTGAATCAACTGCTTTTAactcataatcaattcttaaTTTCTTATATGTAAAAGTTACTGATATAAGTTTCACTCCTGAATTTTAATCTTAGAATTAATTATAGAAGAATTTCAAAAAATGAGCTATGCATCTTTTCATTATTTTCAGAAGCCACGTATAATGAGTTGATAGAGTATCAAAGTTCTTAAGTTTGTTTTTATTGGAACCTACAGAAATGCTTACTCTCTTGGGAGCTGAGAGTAATAGGATGGGATATAAGCTATGGTGCTGAATTTGTGCCAAGCTCAGAAGGAAGCTACACTGTAATTGTCCAGAAAGATAGAAAGGTTGCATCCTCGGAGGAACCAGTGCTTTTCAACAGTTTCAAAATTGAGGAACCTGGGAAAGTTGTTCTCACCATTAACAACACTAGCtctaagaagaagaagctctTGTACCGCTTGAAGACTAAGCTTACCCCCTCTGACTGAGAATATCATCATGTATATGTGCgagtgggaagaagaagaagaagaccagtACCTGCATTGTTTGCTTAAGTTCTTGCATCCATTTTCACCACCAAGATACCAGACTTAAGTTCCCCTGCTGTTCATATATGAATATAaagtttttctctttttctcttttgacCTTTTAATTTTGATGACTATTTTGTTTTCAATCATTTAGTATGTATACTCTTTCTGTGTTCTTCATGCTATTATTTATTGTGGTTTGTTATTATTGAGGATAAATATCAAGGCTTCCTTTTCCGTATAGGATGGTATATATGTTGATCTTGAATATGAATCTTCTTCCTCCAGCTGCATATGCAGTGCAGCAGCAAAAtgactaataatttttttgaccAATTTAGTTTTTTATGAATCGATTTAAACCATTTAATATAAGAATTAAAAGCCAAGAATTCGCAAAGAACTAGAGACAATATTAGTGAGTGTAAATTTTGGGGGCTAACTCTGTTCCTGTTACTCTGTCTGCATTTAAGTTTGAATGTTTTTAAAAGAAAGATG
This window harbors:
- the LOC130711457 gene encoding patellin-3-like, with protein sequence MAEVEEAAKQVVVSDVPPQPEKPAEKVPNPEPEEEEEKKDNVEETVTLGTHLSKHTDSSDNNNNNGDDKNPETVVSKEESTNLSSDKTLENENKALHELKNLIQEALNKHEFSTPAKPPPTVAAEEKEKPLEKEGSEPVAEKTEEPVAEKTEEHVAEKTEETGEKKEEEKGEGEGEVEKKEEVEEAEVASAAAPSVDDDGAKTVEAIEETVVAVSSSSVSSVLAEQQGETEKVAEAEAKDEASLTLSPPEEVSIWGIPLLADERSDLILLKFLRARDFKVKEAFTMIQNTIRWRKEFKMDELLEEKLGDELEKVVYMQGFDKEGHPVCYNIYGEFQDKELYKKAFSDEEKRQNFLRWRIQFLEKSIRKLDFNPGGICTIVQVNDLKNSPGPGKWELRQATNQALQLFQDNYPEFVFKQVFINVPWWYLAVNRMISPFLTQRTKSKFVFAGPSKSVETLLRYIAPEQLPVKYGGLSKDGEFENSEAVTEITIRPAAKHTVEFPVTEKCLLSWELRVIGWDISYGAEFVPSSEGSYTVIVQKDRKVASSEEPVLFNSFKIEEPGKVVLTINNTSSKKKKLLYRLKTKLTPSD